One stretch of Plasmodium yoelii strain 17X genome assembly, chromosome: 5 DNA includes these proteins:
- a CDS encoding ubiquitin-conjugating enzyme E2, putative, whose amino-acid sequence MNHQAALTRKQCDFTKLIMAGYDLELNNGSTQDFDVMFHGPNGTAYEGGIWKVHVTLPDDYPFASPSIGFINKLLHPNVDEASGSVCLDVINQTWTPLYSLVNVFEVFLPQLLTYPNPSDPLNSDAASLLMKDKNIYEEKVKEYVKLYASKDLWEQQKKDKNPSKMNGNISPVSELSYADQEIQDIDLDNL is encoded by the exons tATTATGGCTGGGTACGATTTAGAATTAAACAATGGAAGTACACAAGATTTTGATGTTATGTTTCATGGGCCAAATGgaa ctGCCTATGAAGGAGGAATTTGGAAAGTTCATGTAACTTTGCCAGATGATTACCCATTTGCATCTCCTTCCATTGGATTTATTAATAAACTCTTACATCCTAATGTTGATGAAGCATCTGGATCTGTATGTTTAGATGTTATTAACCAAACCTGGACCCCCTTATATA GTCTTGTAAACGTGTTTGAAGTATTTTTACCCCAATTGCTTACCTACCCTAATCCATCTGATCCCTTAAACAGTGATGCTGCTTCCCTACTTAtgaaagataaaaatatttacgaAGAAAAAGTAAAAG AGTATGTAAAATTATACGCAAGTAAAGATTTATGGGAACAgcaaaaaaaagataaaaatccGTCAAAAATGAATGGTAATATATCACCTGTTAGTGAATTATCATATGCTGACCAAGAAATTCAAGATATAGATTTGGATAAcctataa
- a CDS encoding plasmepsin VII, putative: MKSVYHHFAIIFFLKLFLCNCILAIPQKTLGKGLFSLGLNELKNNVDNNSLNILGELKNSKPFINKSFIQINEKKDNVLLLKLYKQNIASDKLSTYYGKIAIGDNSENIFNVLFDTGSTEFWVPFKTCKFTKNNIHNKYERTQSFKYKYDNKGLPSVLEINYLSGKLVGFDGYDTVYLGPGFAIPHTNIAFATSIDIPVLEKFKWDGIIGLGFENEDSQKRGIKPFLDHLKDEKILTDKNYKNMFGYYITNTGGYITLGGIDNRFKRSPDEKIIWSPVSTEMGFWTIDILGIRKEKQPYMNERKDEVIVKYEGFHDGSNRSIVDTGTFLIYAPKKTMENYLNDLTINSCEDKHKLPYIIFQIKSKEIESIKGLSVIELVLSPNDYVIEYIDEVNSTKECIIGIQSDEDNINGWTLGQVFLKSYYTIFDKDNLQIGFVRNKQTLNDETYLNESFLRVNKKRNKKKSYNGPLKQ, translated from the exons ATGAAAAGTGTGTATCACCATTTTgccattatattttttctgaaATTGTTTTTATGCAATTGCATATTAGCTATACCCCAAAAAACTCTTGGTAAAGGTTTATTTTCTTTAGGGTTAaacgaattaaaaaataatgtagacaataattctttaaatatattaggagaattaaaaaattccaaaccttttataaataaatcttttatacaaataaatgaaaaaaaagacaatgttttgttattaaaattgtataaacAAAACATAGCTTCTGATAAATTGTCTACTTATTATGGTAAGATAGCAATAGGTGATAATTCAGAAAACATATTTAATGTTTTATTTGATACAGGTTCAACTGAATTTTGGGTACCTTTTAAAACTTgtaaatttacaaaaaataatatccataataaatatgaacgTACCCAATcgtttaaatataaatatgacaATAAAGGGTTACCAAGTGTATTGGAGATAAATTACCTCAGTGGAAAGTTAGTAGGATTTGATG GCTATGATACGGTTTACCTAGGCCCTGGCTTTGCCATTCCCCATACGAATATAGCATTTGCC ACAAGCATAGATATACCTGTTTTGGAAAAATTCAAATGG GATGGGATAATAGGACTTGGATTCGAAAATGAAGATTCTCAAAAGCGAGGAATAAAACCCTT TTTAGATCAtttaaaagatgaaaaaatttTAACAGATAAAAATTACAAGAACATGTTTGGTTATTATATAACTAACACAG gAGGGTATATAACACTAGGTGGAATAGATAATCGTTTTAAAAGAAGTCctgatgaaaaaattat TTGGAGCCCAGTTTCAACAGAAATGGGGTTTTGGACAA TTGACATTTTAGGAATACGAAAGGAAAAACAACCATATATGAATGAAAGAAAAGATGAAGTTATTGTAAAATATGAAGGATTTCATGATGGAAGTAATAGATCAATAGTTGATACTGGAACCTTTTTAATATATGCGCCTAAAAAAACAatggaaaattatttaaatgatcTAACAATAAATTCTTGTGAAGATAAACACAAATTaccatatataatttttcaaataaaatcAAAAGAAATTGAATCAATAAAAGGATTGTCTGTTATTGAATTAGTTTTATCTCCTAATGATTATGTCATAGAATATATAGATGAAGTAAATTCAACAAAAGAATGTATCATAGGTATACAATCCGATGAAGACAATATAAATGGTTGGACATTAGGACaagtttttttaaaatcCTATTACACTATTTTTGATAAAGATAATTTACAGATTGGTTTTGTTCGAAATAAGCAAACATTAAATGATGAAACTTATTTAAATGAATCATTTCTAAgggttaataaaaaaagaaataaaaaaaagagttATAATGGACCACTAAAACagtga
- a CDS encoding bromodomain protein 1, putative — protein sequence MMYEDFNTLPLIKSIREDSIENVHKFLEENYKEYEADENGEFKKKIEIIDKQTQSTPLFYVTARKNDEESVKICQLLIEKFGICNPVSKDLMKQTCLFYAAREGHLQLCKYLIEKGCNPNDADNFGQTCLFYASREGKTECVDIIIKKGGNPNLLDLNKQTCLFYACRDGRYDTVKCLLENGVNPSIKDAQRRTALTFAKGNGHNNIINLLKNAGTLAKSGSVVHTQPKNAKLNATQSLGSVKSESNANVSSNVDPTSSGDTQRKKYKLQYQPLEEDPELWLDAPLIKIKEFERKFPDLALWPKNGDVIKNENSNLNDPFNKQWYSLANQIIQSLSKYEGGHIFERLVDTKKQNCPDYYDVIKNPMSFSCIKAKLKKGQYSSPQEFINDVQLVFYNCSVYNTPGTIVAITGKNIEAYFNNQLIVTGFNNFVQKEKNINEHLQKVEEENERWAEEHPNVVKEENSENNNELNQLNNEMNNEMNNEQNSEINNEE from the exons ATGATGTACGAAGATTTTAATACGCTGCCATTGATAAAATCAATTAGAGAAGACTCCATTGAAAATGTACACAAATTTTTAGAAGAGAATTATAAAGAATATGAAGCAGATGAAAATGGAGAgtttaaaaagaaaattgaGATAATAGACAAACAAACACAATCAACACCATTATTTTATGTAACAGCAAGAAAAAATGACGAAGAATCAGTAAAGATATGTCAATTATTAATTGAAAAATTTGGTATATGCAATCCTGTATCAAAAGATTTGATGAAACAAACCTGTTTATTTTATGCAGCAAGGGAAGGGCATCTTCAATTATGTAAGTATTTAATTGAAAAAGGTTGTAACCCTAATGATGCAGATAATTTTGGTCAAACATGCTTATTTTATGCATCGAGAGAAGGAAAAACTGAATGTGTtgatattataattaaaaaaggagGAAATCCAAATTTATTAgatttaaataaacaaacaTGCTTATTTTATGCATGTAGAGATGGTAGATATGATACAGTTAAATGTTTACTCGAAAATGGAGTTAACCCTTCAATAAAAGATGCACAAAGAAGAACAGCTTTAACTTTTGCTAAAGGGAATggtcataataatattattaatcttCTAAAAAATGCTGGTACTTTAGCGAAATCTGGAAGTGTCGTACATACACAGCCCAAAAATGCAA aATTGAATGCAACCCAATCTTTGGGCTCTGTAAAAAGTGAATCCAATGCCAACGTGAGTTCCAATGTGGACCCTACTAGCAGTG GTGACACACAAAGAAAGAAATACAAATTGCAATATCAGCCCTTAGAGGAGGACCCTGAATTATGGTTAGATGCCcctttaataaaaataaaagaattcGAACGTAAATTTCCAGATTTAGCCTTATGGCCGAAAAATGGggatgtaataaaaaatgaaaatagtaATTTAAATGACCCATTTAACAAACAATGGTATTCATTAGCTAACCAAATAATTCAGTCATTAAGTAAATATGAAGGTGGTCATATATTTGAAAGATTAGTGGATactaaaaaacaaaattgtCCTGATTATTATGATGTTATTAAAAATCCCATGTCATTTAGTTGCATAAAagcaaaattaaaaaaaggcCAATATTCATCCCCTCAAGAATTTATAAATGATGTACAGttagttttttataattgttCTGTATATAATACGCCTGGTACTATTGTAGCAATTACAGGAAAAAATATTGAGGCATATTTTAATAACCAATTAATTGTTACTGGATTTAACAATTTTGTtcaaaaagagaaaaatattaatgagCATTTACAAAAAGTcgaagaagaaaatgaacgATGGGCCGAAGAACATCCAAATGTtgtaaaagaagaaaatagtgaaaataataatgagtTAAATCAATTGAATAATGAAATGAATAATGAAATGaataatgaacaaaatagtgagataaataatgaagaataa